In Burkholderia lata, the DNA window TTGATCACGCCGATCAGCCCGTACGTGATCGCGAGGCCGAGCGCGGCGAGCAGCAGCACACTGCCGAGCGACAGGCCCGCGAACAAGGTGCCGACGATCTCGCCGCGGCGCTGCAGCGTGTGCAATGCGTCGAGTCCTTGCTGCGCGGCGGCGCGCACGCGCGCGTCGGGTTCCGCGTAGCTGCCGTCGGCATTCTTCGCGACGAGCGGGCGCAACTGTTCGATCATGTCGAGGTCGCGGCGTGCAGCCACCACCTGCACGGCTTCGAGGCGCTTCGCCGGATCGGCATCGTGCAGCGCGGCGATCGCCCACAGTGCGTCGAGGCGGCGCTTCAGCGCGGGATCGGTTTCCTTCGCACGCGCGCGGTCGATCATCGGCTTGAGCGCCGGGTCGGGCGATTTCAGCAATGCATCGATCGCGTCGCGACGCGCGGCGACGTCGGGCGACGCGAGCGCGAGCCCCGACAGCGCACCAGTTATCTTCGTGCGCAGCAGGTTGTTCAGCATCACGGGCTGCGCGTCGCCGGCCGGCGTCGTGGCCTGCGTGAGCGCATCGTGCGCGGTGTCGCCGGTCTGGATCAGCAGGCGGCCGTCACCGGTCGCGAGCGCGTCGCCGGTCGACAGCGCATTGAGCAGCGCGACGGCGCGTGGGTCGGAGTCGGCGGCGAGCCGTTCGATCGCGGTCGTCTTTGCGTCGAAGTCGTCGCCGGCGAGCGCGGCGGTATCGGTCGCCGTCAGCGCGAACGCGGCGCGTGGCAGCCCGCCCGCGAGGGCGGCGCACGCGACGATCGCGACGGCGGCTCGGCGAAAGCGTGTAGGCATCGGGAAATCCTGTCGGGCGTGGGGAAGCGGATGCGTGCGGCGATGCGCGGGCGCGTGCGGTTCATCTCGGCAAGCGCGGACGGCACATCGGGTTCGGCATCGGCGCGCGAGCGGCGCGTCGCGTGTGAAGCGCGACGCGCCACCCTGCATCAGGCGAGCGCCGCGCGCTGCCGGCGCAGGAAGGCCGGGATCGACGTGACGATGTCCGGCTTGCCCTGGTTGCCCGCGATGAACGGGCTCCACGGTTGCGCGCGCACCGCGGTCTTGGTTTTCCACACGACGTTGAATTGCCCGTCGCCGCGGATCTCGCCGATCATCACCGGCTTGTGCAGGTGATGGTTGCCGTCCATCGCGAGCGTGAAGCCCGACGGCGCGGCGACGGTCTGGCCGACCATCGCGACGCGCACCTTGTCGACGTCGGTGCTCTTCGCCTTCTCGACGGCCTGCTTCCACATGTGGATGCCGACGTAGGTCGCTTCCATCGGGTCGTTGGTCACGCGCTTCGCGCCGCCGGGCAGGTTGTTCGCCTTCACCCACGCGGCGAACTGGTCCTTGAACTTCGTGTTGGTCGGGTTCTTCACCGACATGAAGTAATTCCACGCGGCGAGGTGACCGACGAGCGGCTTCGTGTCGATCCCGCGCAGCTCTTCCTCGCCGACCGAGAACGCGACGACCGGCACGTCGGTCGCCTTGATCCCCTGGTTGCCGAGCTCCTTGTAGAACGGCACGTTCGAGTCGCCGTTGATCGTCGAGATCACGGTCGTCTTGCCGCCTTGCGAGAAGTTCTTGATGTTCGCGACGATGGTCTGGTAATCGCTGTGGCCGAACGGCGTGTAGACCTCCTGAATGTCGGCGTCCTTCACGCCCTTCGATTTCAGGAACGCACGCAGGATCTTGTTGGTCGTGCGCGGATACACGTAGTCGGTGCCGAGCAGGAAGAAGCG includes these proteins:
- the urtB gene encoding urea ABC transporter permease subunit UrtB, whose amino-acid sequence is MPTRFRRAAVAIVACAALAGGLPRAAFALTATDTAALAGDDFDAKTTAIERLAADSDPRAVALLNALSTGDALATGDGRLLIQTGDTAHDALTQATTPAGDAQPVMLNNLLRTKITGALSGLALASPDVAARRDAIDALLKSPDPALKPMIDRARAKETDPALKRRLDALWAIAALHDADPAKRLEAVQVVAARRDLDMIEQLRPLVAKNADGSYAEPDARVRAAAQQGLDALHTLQRRGEIVGTLFAGLSLGSVLLLAALGLAITYGLIGVINMAHGEFLMIGAYATYVVQTLIQRYAPGAFDWYPLVAVPVSFVTAALVGIVLERLVLRHLYGRPLETLLATFGVSLILIQATRMLFGAQNVQVVNPSWMSGGVTVMQNLILPYNRLAILAFALAVVFVAWAVLTKTRLGLFVRAVTQNRRMAACVGVKTARVDAYAFAFGAGIAGLGGCALSQIGNVGPDLGQNYIIDSFMAVVLGGVGQIAGTVLGGFGLGLASKAIEPFWGAVLAKIAVLVMIVLFIQKRPQGMFAPKGRSAEA
- the urtA gene encoding urea ABC transporter substrate-binding protein, which codes for MKRRSLLKFGSMAGALALAGKSPFAHAADAGTGPIKVGILHSLSGTMAISETSLKDTALMTIADINKSGGVMGRKLEPVVVDPASNWPLFAEKARQLLTQDKVACVFGCWTSVSRKSVLPVFEELNGLLYYPVQYEGEEMSRNVFYTGAAPNQQAIPAVEYLMSAEGGGAKRFFLLGTDYVYPRTTNKILRAFLKSKGVKDADIQEVYTPFGHSDYQTIVANIKNFSQGGKTTVISTINGDSNVPFYKELGNQGIKATDVPVVAFSVGEEELRGIDTKPLVGHLAAWNYFMSVKNPTNTKFKDQFAAWVKANNLPGGAKRVTNDPMEATYVGIHMWKQAVEKAKSTDVDKVRVAMVGQTVAAPSGFTLAMDGNHHLHKPVMIGEIRGDGQFNVVWKTKTAVRAQPWSPFIAGNQGKPDIVTSIPAFLRRQRAALA